From Cinclus cinclus chromosome 2, bCinCin1.1, whole genome shotgun sequence, one genomic window encodes:
- the MAP3K7CL gene encoding MAP3K7 C-terminal-like protein has product MQVYKQHCKIAEEYHEVKKEIALLEERKKELIARLEQVEKESMDAAQLAKEYAELTEENRTLKLAQTQCVEQLEKLRIQYQKRQGSS; this is encoded by the exons ATGCAGGTGTATAAACAGCACTGCAAAATAGCAGAAGAGTACCATGAGGTCAAGAAAGAAATTGCTCTGCTGGAAGAAAGAAA AAAGGAGCTGATTGCCAGACTGGAACaagtggaaaaagaaagcatGGATGCTGCTCAGCTGGCTAAGGAGTATGCAGAACTGACAGAGGAGAACCGAACACTGAAGCTGGCCCAGACGCAGTGCgtggagcagctggaaaagctcaGGATACAGTATCAAAAAAGACAGGGTTCCTCATAA